A DNA window from Acidobacteriota bacterium contains the following coding sequences:
- a CDS encoding amidohydrolase has product MFRLVFQPQLFQFSALTLLFLALFSLTARAQNNRLDLLIINGTVVTLDGERHLYDNGFVAIRGARIVEVGEMAALKRKGYTAKQTLDARGKAVLPGLINTHTHLPMVLYRGIADDLNLQEWLTKYIFPAEAKNTTKDFVIWGTRLGLIELIRGGTTTYADMYYFEDAMAAETKRAGVRGVLGETLIDFPAPDNKTWAEAVSYTEAFLKKWKGDALIVPAAAPHAAYTVSTEHLNEVRALAEKYDAPILTHIAEAPTEIEDIRKRYNARPVEYLERIGFLSSRVLGAHVVHVNDAEIATLKAREVGIAHCPQSNMKLSSGTAPVPQMLAQGLRLGLGTDGAASNNDLNLWEEMDTAAKLHKLISMQPTVVTAREALEMATLGGARALHLEKEIGSLEAGKRADVIVVGLDAPHQTPRYNLYSHLVYATKASDVSDTIVNGRVLMRQRRLLTLDETTVKARANEYQRRVSRSLQN; this is encoded by the coding sequence ATGTTTCGGCTGGTTTTCCAACCGCAGTTGTTTCAGTTTAGCGCGCTCACTTTGCTTTTCCTGGCGTTGTTCTCGTTGACGGCGCGCGCGCAAAACAATCGTCTTGATCTATTGATCATCAACGGCACGGTCGTCACGCTGGATGGCGAGCGGCATTTGTACGATAACGGCTTCGTTGCTATTCGCGGTGCGCGCATCGTCGAAGTCGGCGAGATGGCGGCGCTCAAGCGCAAAGGTTATACAGCCAAGCAAACGCTGGACGCGCGCGGCAAAGCCGTCCTGCCCGGCTTGATCAATACGCACACGCATCTGCCGATGGTGCTTTATCGCGGCATCGCTGACGATTTGAATTTGCAGGAGTGGCTGACCAAATACATCTTTCCCGCCGAAGCCAAAAATACGACCAAAGACTTTGTCATCTGGGGCACACGGCTCGGGCTAATCGAATTGATTCGCGGCGGCACGACGACCTACGCCGACATGTATTACTTCGAGGACGCGATGGCCGCCGAAACCAAACGCGCGGGCGTGCGCGGCGTGCTGGGCGAGACGCTGATTGATTTCCCCGCACCCGACAACAAAACGTGGGCCGAAGCTGTGAGTTACACCGAGGCCTTTTTGAAAAAGTGGAAGGGTGATGCGTTGATCGTGCCCGCCGCCGCGCCGCACGCGGCTTACACCGTCAGCACCGAGCACCTCAACGAAGTGCGCGCGCTGGCGGAAAAGTACGACGCGCCGATTCTGACCCACATCGCCGAAGCGCCGACTGAAATCGAAGACATCCGCAAACGTTATAACGCGCGCCCCGTCGAATACCTGGAACGCATCGGCTTCCTTTCGTCCCGCGTCTTGGGCGCGCACGTGGTGCACGTGAACGACGCCGAGATTGCCACGCTCAAAGCGCGCGAAGTCGGTATTGCGCACTGCCCGCAATCCAATATGAAGTTGAGTTCCGGCACCGCCCCCGTTCCGCAAATGTTGGCGCAAGGTTTGCGGCTGGGTTTGGGCACCGACGGCGCGGCCTCGAACAACGATTTGAATCTGTGGGAAGAGATGGACACGGCGGCCAAATTGCACAAGCTGATTTCAATGCAGCCGACCGTGGTGACGGCGCGCGAGGCGTTGGAGATGGCGACCCTGGGCGGCGCGCGCGCCTTGCATCTGGAAAAGGAAATCGGTTCATTAGAAGCAGGGAAGCGCGCCGACGTCATCGTGGTTGGGCTGGATGCGCCACACCAGACACCGCGCTATAATCTGTACTCCCATCTGGTTTATGCGACGAAGGCCTCCGACGTGAGCGACACCATCGTCAATGGCCGCGTGTTGATGCGCCAGCGGCGGCTGTTGACGTTGGATGAAACGACGGTCAAAGCGCGCGCGAATGAATATCAGCGGCGCGTGAGCCGGAGCTTGCAGAATTAA
- the xth gene encoding exodeoxyribonuclease III, whose protein sequence is MRILTLNLNGIRSATAKGVVSWLAETRADVICLQEVRALPAQIPPEWQTLGYHAEWYPAEKPGYSGVAVLSKTKPKRVTRGIQCDRDHEGRVLQVDFKDVSVVSTYIPSGTSSPERLAIKLKFMDEFLAHCQRLRKSKRELVFCGDFNIAHKQIDLKNWRGNQKNSGFLPEERAWLDSFLGVGYHDTFRHLVGPEAVHYSWWSNRGNARANNVGWRLDYHLATPGLNKIAHSPVIHGDQFFSDHAPVVIDYAV, encoded by the coding sequence ATGCGCATACTGACCCTCAATCTCAACGGCATTCGTTCGGCGACCGCGAAAGGCGTCGTCTCCTGGCTGGCGGAAACGCGGGCCGATGTGATCTGTTTGCAGGAAGTGCGGGCTTTGCCGGCCCAAATCCCGCCCGAATGGCAGACGCTGGGCTATCACGCCGAGTGGTATCCGGCGGAAAAGCCCGGCTACAGCGGCGTGGCGGTGCTGTCGAAAACCAAACCGAAGCGCGTGACGCGCGGCATCCAATGCGACCGCGATCACGAGGGCCGTGTCTTGCAGGTGGATTTCAAAGACGTGAGCGTCGTTTCGACATATATTCCCTCGGGCACGAGCAGCCCGGAGCGGCTGGCGATCAAGCTGAAATTCATGGACGAGTTCCTGGCGCATTGCCAACGGCTGCGCAAAAGCAAACGCGAGCTGGTGTTTTGCGGCGACTTCAATATCGCGCACAAACAAATTGATCTGAAAAACTGGCGCGGCAATCAAAAGAACAGCGGCTTCCTGCCCGAAGAGCGCGCCTGGCTGGATAGCTTCCTGGGCGTCGGCTATCACGACACCTTCCGGCACTTGGTCGGCCCCGAAGCCGTGCATTATTCGTGGTGGTCAAATCGCGGCAATGCGCGCGCCAACAACGTTGGATGGCGCTTGGATTATCACCTCGCGACGCCGGGGCTGAATAAGATCGCGCATTCGCCGGTCATTCACGGCGACCAGTTTTTTTCGGATCACGCGCCGGTCGTGATTGATTACGCGGTCTAA
- a CDS encoding tetratricopeptide repeat protein encodes MNNQQIQFGTGGIGRTSGLRFWLAQAILLGSTLAVFGQVPLPPAKQSKGNPPNPAAPGKTGSGSAAGSSAVPGTGSFTLHVPTLSPSFSDFGETYRLSLPYTTSPQPPRNLKRSERTMLATRLAEEAQSARTAGTSEALRTSLAKYGEALKLWRAAGEANEIARTLKLMAEITDALGDRRQAIGYYKESLPHWRNAGDRISEAESLNHLGRLSEALGDRRAAQTYFNQARLLVQTAGLLRPLGATATASTKDGGAVNNPILTADRGSAANLYNLGKVNEEQGQAQQALENYAQALALWRESDDALGQASALNTIGNLLAKARQWDEASKACEQSLPLWRKAEDRRGEAVTLSNLAFISDALRQPARTLAYLNQALVLWRELKDMRGEAATLNDLANLQASQGQFTEAFKLYQDTLSLRRASGDKRGEALTLNSLATLYLSTDDKARALDTFQAALALRRALGDQRNEAITLSNLGFVYQALGDAPNALASYEQSLPLLRTVGDRPREAATLMTLGELQAARNDRKKAVELLTQSLNIWRELKDREREAYTLTQLALNFAALGEQAKAREYQRQAFSLPPWPLNLPALTLPNTTRPR; translated from the coding sequence ATGAACAATCAACAGATTCAGTTCGGCACGGGTGGAATTGGGCGCACGTCCGGGTTGCGATTTTGGCTGGCGCAGGCCATCTTGCTTGGCAGCACACTCGCCGTTTTTGGACAAGTTCCGTTGCCACCGGCCAAGCAATCCAAAGGCAATCCGCCCAACCCTGCCGCGCCCGGCAAAACTGGTTCAGGCTCTGCGGCAGGCTCAAGCGCGGTACCTGGCACCGGTTCTTTCACATTGCATGTCCCCACCCTCTCGCCTTCGTTTAGCGATTTTGGCGAAACCTATCGGCTCAGCCTGCCATACACAACCAGCCCGCAACCGCCGCGAAATTTGAAACGATCTGAACGCACGATGCTGGCAACGCGCCTGGCGGAAGAGGCACAAAGCGCGCGCACAGCGGGCACTTCTGAAGCCTTGCGGACCAGTCTGGCGAAGTATGGCGAGGCCCTCAAACTCTGGCGCGCGGCGGGCGAGGCCAACGAGATTGCCCGCACCTTAAAGCTGATGGCTGAAATCACCGATGCCCTGGGCGACCGCCGCCAGGCCATCGGTTATTACAAAGAATCGCTGCCGCATTGGCGCAATGCGGGCGACCGTATCAGTGAAGCCGAAAGTTTGAACCACTTGGGCCGTTTGTCTGAAGCCCTGGGTGACCGGCGCGCGGCGCAAACCTATTTCAACCAGGCCCGACTATTGGTGCAAACGGCGGGACTCTTGCGTCCTTTGGGGGCGACGGCCACCGCTTCGACCAAGGACGGCGGCGCGGTCAACAATCCCATCCTCACAGCAGATCGCGGTTCGGCGGCGAATCTTTACAACCTAGGCAAAGTCAACGAAGAGCAAGGACAAGCACAGCAGGCGCTGGAAAACTATGCACAAGCACTCGCGCTCTGGCGCGAAAGTGATGATGCGCTCGGCCAGGCGTCGGCGCTCAATACCATCGGCAACCTCTTAGCCAAGGCCAGGCAGTGGGACGAAGCCTCTAAAGCCTGTGAGCAGTCGCTGCCACTCTGGCGCAAAGCCGAAGACCGGCGTGGCGAAGCGGTGACGCTGAGCAATCTGGCCTTCATCAGCGACGCCTTACGGCAACCCGCGCGTACCCTGGCGTACCTCAACCAGGCTCTCGTGCTCTGGCGTGAACTGAAAGACATGCGCGGCGAAGCGGCCACGCTCAATGATCTAGCCAACCTGCAAGCCAGTCAGGGGCAGTTCACTGAAGCATTCAAGCTTTATCAAGACACTTTGTCATTGCGGCGCGCCAGCGGTGACAAACGCGGCGAGGCGTTAACGCTCAATAGTCTGGCGACGTTGTACCTCAGCACCGATGACAAAGCGCGCGCGCTGGACACTTTTCAAGCGGCGCTCGCGTTACGTCGCGCGCTCGGCGACCAGCGCAACGAAGCCATCACGCTCAGCAATCTCGGCTTCGTTTATCAGGCCCTCGGCGATGCGCCCAACGCGTTGGCCAGTTATGAACAAAGCCTGCCGCTCTTGCGCACGGTGGGTGACCGCCCGCGCGAAGCCGCCACGCTGATGACCTTGGGTGAACTGCAAGCCGCCCGCAACGACAGGAAAAAAGCCGTTGAATTGCTCACCCAATCCCTGAACATTTGGCGCGAACTCAAAGACCGCGAGCGCGAAGCCTATACGCTCACGCAGTTGGCCTTGAATTTCGCCGCGCTCGGCGAGCAAGCCAAAGCGCGCGAATACCAGCGGCAGGCCTTTTCACTCCCACCATGGCCGCTGAATTTACCAGCACTCACCCTGCCCAACACTACCCGACCGCGCTAA
- a CDS encoding energy transducer TonB, producing the protein MRDSNFKRLLFVLAAAALIGAPAAWARQGQAAPAPVKRPANPQPKPATTTTKSVATTTKPVTGATTNAASKKATPTPTPKPGTAPVAPQESKPEVAAEQLIEQGKVLYKANKFPQAQAKFEAALKLEPERDDALGLAADLAYRLDDQLKARTWFLRRAELPNQKDSIRAYCFYRAALSFWREAHDAIAMNGSYKDGQTTFKLPDKQVAEVEEQLTSGLYYAERAIASIANFTEAHTLKSLLHSEHAFITEAAKKVEEHQRQSLKSLRRALELVKDKDPKTLSADFGSPTVIIGEFAPTKADEDKAPAPDHKLVEGGEVLKRATPVFPSILPAKNAAGGDNTTGVTKDGGAVSLGGGRGALTAAYAPGKVKVEVLVSMLGDVVFAHVVQGRSDLNAAAITAARKWKFKPATFEGKPVQLSGVITFDMRPGRPAATPTPKP; encoded by the coding sequence ATGCGTGATTCCAATTTTAAGCGGCTGTTGTTTGTGCTGGCTGCGGCGGCCCTTATCGGTGCGCCTGCGGCCTGGGCGCGGCAGGGCCAAGCTGCTCCTGCGCCGGTCAAACGGCCCGCCAACCCGCAACCCAAGCCCGCGACGACGACGACAAAATCTGTCGCAACGACTACGAAACCGGTTACTGGAGCGACTACCAACGCTGCGAGCAAGAAAGCCACGCCCACCCCAACGCCTAAACCTGGCACCGCGCCAGTAGCACCGCAGGAGTCAAAACCGGAGGTCGCGGCGGAGCAATTGATCGAACAGGGCAAGGTGCTTTACAAGGCGAACAAGTTCCCGCAAGCGCAGGCCAAGTTTGAAGCCGCGCTCAAACTGGAACCGGAACGTGATGACGCGCTGGGGCTGGCGGCGGATTTGGCGTACCGGCTGGATGATCAGCTCAAAGCGCGCACCTGGTTTTTGCGGCGCGCTGAATTGCCGAATCAGAAAGACTCAATTCGCGCTTACTGTTTTTACCGCGCCGCCCTGTCGTTTTGGCGCGAAGCTCATGATGCCATTGCCATGAATGGTAGCTACAAAGACGGCCAGACGACCTTCAAGCTGCCGGACAAACAGGTGGCGGAAGTCGAAGAACAATTGACCAGCGGGTTGTATTACGCCGAACGCGCCATTGCCAGCATCGCGAATTTTACCGAAGCGCATACGTTGAAAAGTTTGCTGCACAGTGAGCATGCGTTCATCACCGAGGCGGCTAAGAAAGTCGAAGAGCACCAACGCCAGAGCCTGAAATCTTTGCGCCGGGCGTTGGAACTGGTCAAAGACAAAGACCCAAAGACGCTCTCCGCCGACTTCGGCAGCCCTACCGTGATCATCGGTGAATTCGCCCCTACCAAAGCGGATGAGGATAAAGCGCCCGCGCCGGATCACAAATTGGTCGAGGGCGGCGAAGTGCTGAAACGCGCAACCCCGGTTTTTCCTTCAATCCTGCCGGCCAAAAACGCCGCTGGCGGTGATAACACCACGGGCGTCACCAAAGACGGTGGAGCCGTTTCGCTGGGTGGTGGCCGGGGCGCGCTGACCGCCGCATATGCGCCGGGCAAGGTGAAAGTGGAAGTGCTGGTTTCGATGCTCGGTGACGTCGTGTTCGCGCACGTTGTCCAAGGCCGCTCCGATCTCAATGCCGCCGCCATCACGGCGGCGCGTAAGTGGAAATTCAAACCGGCGACGTTTGAAGGCAAGCCCGTGCAATTGAGCGGCGTGATTACCTTCGACATGCGACCGGGCCGCCCCGCCGCTACGCCGACACCGAAGCCGTAA
- a CDS encoding PrsW family intramembrane metalloprotease encodes MLLHLTVQAGSAAGVRRSLEQTANARLTLGRSAECAWQFDAPMVSGQHAFVHAEDDGFYLTDQNSTNGTLVNGVRIQRVHLRASDVIQLGYNGPQLRVELERTQAAPAPFDAFATVPAPPQAPPLAPAPPSAFANVGLYDPDKDAGKAPRSIGLGCAALFGGLLAFLVLVLTVSSLGIIPSFIGALTAFIPAVAYLLIFLWLDRYDPEPFAPLAFAFAWGSLFAIFVSGIFNSVFGSAAISALGSSTGDTLTGIISAPFIEEATKGLGVLVIWAVFRKDFDSVVDGIVYAGVVALGFAAVENVDYYGRAFTEGSFAGLFSTFILRGVLSPFSHVLFTSMTGIGCGIARETHNAAVKWFAPLAGYLGAMFLHALWNTLASFSSQVFFTGYFIFQMPLFLAFMGLLVYLVRREGRILRMTLATEVQRGLITQQQLDTVVSVFRRSGWVWSSLGNATQMNARRQFLRAVAKLGLCYWHVDRAVAAQSQTTSFTLIPKLQAEVFGLRDQI; translated from the coding sequence ATGCTACTTCACTTAACCGTGCAAGCAGGAAGTGCCGCAGGTGTGCGGCGTAGCCTGGAACAGACCGCCAACGCGCGTCTGACCCTGGGCCGTAGTGCTGAATGCGCCTGGCAATTCGATGCGCCGATGGTTTCAGGGCAACACGCCTTTGTGCACGCCGAAGATGACGGTTTCTATCTGACCGATCAAAACAGCACCAACGGCACGCTGGTGAATGGCGTGCGCATTCAACGTGTACATCTGCGGGCGAGCGATGTCATTCAACTTGGTTACAACGGCCCGCAACTGCGTGTCGAACTCGAACGCACCCAAGCAGCACCCGCGCCCTTTGATGCATTTGCCACAGTGCCCGCGCCGCCCCAGGCGCCGCCGCTTGCCCCAGCGCCGCCCTCGGCGTTTGCCAATGTCGGTTTGTATGACCCGGACAAAGATGCGGGCAAAGCGCCGCGCTCAATTGGGCTGGGGTGCGCCGCGCTCTTTGGCGGCTTGCTGGCGTTCTTGGTGCTGGTGTTGACGGTGTCGAGCCTGGGCATCATTCCGAGTTTCATCGGCGCGCTGACGGCCTTTATCCCGGCAGTGGCGTATCTGCTTATCTTCCTCTGGCTGGATCGGTACGACCCTGAGCCGTTTGCGCCGCTGGCCTTCGCGTTTGCCTGGGGTTCACTGTTCGCCATCTTTGTTTCAGGTATTTTCAACAGCGTCTTTGGCTCGGCTGCCATCTCGGCGCTGGGGTCTTCAACGGGCGATACGCTGACCGGCATCATCTCTGCGCCCTTTATCGAGGAAGCCACCAAGGGACTGGGCGTGCTGGTGATCTGGGCGGTCTTCCGCAAAGATTTCGACAGCGTGGTGGATGGTATCGTTTACGCGGGCGTCGTGGCGTTGGGTTTCGCCGCCGTCGAGAATGTGGATTATTACGGGCGCGCCTTTACCGAGGGCAGCTTTGCCGGACTGTTCAGCACCTTCATTCTGCGCGGCGTGCTCTCGCCCTTTTCGCACGTCTTGTTCACCAGCATGACCGGCATCGGCTGCGGCATTGCGCGCGAGACGCACAATGCCGCCGTGAAATGGTTTGCCCCCTTGGCCGGCTACCTCGGCGCAATGTTTTTGCACGCGCTCTGGAACACGCTGGCCTCGTTCAGCAGCCAGGTGTTTTTCACGGGTTATTTCATTTTCCAGATGCCCCTGTTCCTGGCCTTCATGGGCTTGCTCGTCTATCTGGTCAGACGCGAAGGCCGCATCTTGCGCATGACGCTTGCCACCGAAGTGCAACGCGGCTTGATCACGCAACAGCAACTCGACACGGTGGTCTCGGTCTTCCGCCGTTCGGGCTGGGTCTGGTCGTCCCTGGGGAACGCCACCCAGATGAATGCACGGCGGCAGTTTTTGCGCGCGGTCGCCAAACTGGGGTTGTGTTACTGGCACGTTGACCGTGCTGTGGCGGCGCAGTCCCAAACGACGAGTTTCACCTTGATCCCGAAATTACAGGCGGAGGTCTTTGGGCTGCGCGACCAGATTTGA
- a CDS encoding outer membrane beta-barrel protein, protein MRKLFVAASLLLLLPLAALAQDKPKVEIFGGYSYLHTDDALDLDLHGWNASVTGNLNKWFGVKADFSGHYGDVQLSPGVRADVSAHLFLVGPQVAYRKNDVWQPFGHLLLGAARSHVSARTATGRVSTSEADFALAVGGGLDAHIAKHLAIRLFQADYVYVHDSLDDSNNFRLSTGLVLRLGDH, encoded by the coding sequence ATGCGAAAACTATTCGTTGCCGCCAGCTTGTTGTTGTTGTTGCCGCTGGCCGCACTTGCACAAGACAAACCCAAGGTCGAGATCTTCGGCGGCTATTCGTATCTACACACGGATGATGCACTCGATCTGGACTTACACGGCTGGAACGCGTCAGTCACCGGCAACTTGAACAAATGGTTCGGGGTGAAGGCTGATTTCAGCGGTCACTATGGCGACGTCCAACTCAGCCCCGGCGTGCGTGCTGACGTCAGCGCCCATCTGTTCCTGGTGGGGCCGCAAGTCGCCTATCGCAAGAACGACGTATGGCAGCCGTTTGGGCACCTCTTGCTCGGCGCGGCACGCAGTCACGTTTCGGCGCGCACGGCGACTGGCCGGGTAAGCACCAGCGAGGCTGACTTTGCGTTGGCCGTGGGCGGCGGGTTGGATGCGCACATCGCCAAGCATCTGGCCATCCGGCTCTTCCAAGCGGATTACGTATACGTGCATGACAGTCTTGACGACTCGAATAACTTCCGGCTTTCAACCGGTCTCGTACTGCGGCTGGGCGACCACTGA
- the cdd gene encoding cytidine deaminase, translating into MGSSSHEQRKQAATRALVESAKQVRERAHAPFSDFKVGAALETADGRVFTGCNVENSSYGLSICAERVALFKAISEGVREFTRIAVIADTPAGMPVRPCGACRQVISDLMGGEAEVVMANLRGEIETQQVKELLPAPFDRNFL; encoded by the coding sequence ATGGGCAGCAGCAGTCACGAGCAACGCAAACAGGCAGCAACGCGCGCCTTGGTTGAGAGCGCCAAACAAGTGCGTGAACGCGCGCACGCGCCGTTTTCCGATTTCAAAGTCGGCGCGGCGCTTGAAACCGCCGATGGCCGCGTGTTCACGGGTTGCAACGTCGAGAATTCAAGTTACGGCTTGAGCATCTGCGCCGAACGCGTGGCCCTCTTCAAAGCCATTTCGGAAGGCGTGCGCGAGTTCACCCGCATCGCCGTGATCGCCGATACGCCCGCCGGGATGCCGGTGCGCCCGTGCGGCGCCTGCCGCCAGGTGATTTCGGATTTGATGGGCGGCGAGGCTGAAGTCGTCATGGCGAATCTGCGCGGCGAGATCGAAACGCAACAGGTCAAAGAATTGTTGCCTGCGCCATTTGATCGTAATTTTTTGTAG